Proteins encoded in a region of the Chelonoidis abingdonii isolate Lonesome George chromosome 2, CheloAbing_2.0, whole genome shotgun sequence genome:
- the ZNF706 gene encoding zinc finger protein 706, producing MRSWWGVPTPPSSSRAGGGRGCEGPHGAFPPLLASARAGRARPDMARGQQKIQSQQKNAKKQAGQKKKQGHDQKAAAKAALIYTCTVCRTQMPDPKTFKQHFESKHPKTPLPPELADVQA from the exons ATGCGCAGTTGGTGGGGGGTGCCGACTCCTCCATCCTCTTCTCGGGCAGGCGGCGGCCGTGGCTGCGAGGGGCCGCACGGAGCCTTCCCCCCTCTGCTCGCTAGCGCCCGGGCCGGCCGGGCTCGTCCGG ATATGGCTCGTGGACAGCAGAAGATTCAGTCGCAGCAGAAAAATGCCAAAAAGCAAGCtggacagaaaaagaaacaaggacATGATCAGAAGGCTGCAGCCAAGGCTGCCTTAATATATACCTGCACTGTTTGTAGG acacaAATGCCGGACCCCAAGACCTTCAAACAGCACTTTGAGAGCAAGCATCCTAAGACTCCACTTCCTCCAGAATTGGCTGATGTTCAGGCATAA